The genomic stretch GATGCATGTAGTGCTCCAGGTGGTAAGAGCATAGCCGTGCTTAATATGTATGAGCCAGAAGTAGTTTTTTCTTGTGATATATATGAACATAAATTAGATGCTTTAAATGAAATAAAAGAAAAATTAAATTTAAAAAATATGACAGTTTTAAATAGAGATGCAAGTAAAGAAGAAAGTTTTATGGAAAATATTTTTGATAATATTTTATTAGATATTCCATGTTCAGGACTAGGGGTTCTTAGACGAAAACCTGAAAAGGTGTATACACTGGATTCAAAAAATATAAAATCACTTAAAAAATTACAAAAAAAGATATTTGAAACTAATTTAACTTATTTAAAAAAAGGTGGAGAATTAATATATAGTAGTTGTACTATAACGAAAAATGAAAATACAAATAATGTAAAATATTTTTTAGAAAAACATAAAAACCTAGAAGTGAGTGAGGTGTATATACCAGATAATATTGAGTATGTTAAGGATGAATTTGGGGGAGTATATATAAGTCCTAAAAATAAATATGTAGATGGATTTTATATTATTAAATTTAAAAAGGGATAAAGATGCGATTAAAATTAGAGTATGAGATAGTAGAAATATTAAATAAACTAAGACAATTTGGTAAAATATATATAGTAGGTGGATTAGTTAGAGATAAAATAATAGGTATTGAGTCTAATGATATTGATATGATGTCAGATATAGAGACCGATACCTTACTTGAAGTTTTAAAAGAATATAATCCTATTGTATATAATAGGCGATATCAAATAATAAAATTTAAAACTCAAAATAATAGATACGAAATAGCAAGATTAAGAGAAGATACAGGTATAGTAGATATAAAAAATTTTAGAAGATTTAATTTTGTATCAGACATTACAAAAGACGTAAAAAGGAGAGATTTTACGATTAATGCTATTGCTTATGATGGAGAACATATTATAGATTTAATTGATGGTTTAAAAGACATTAAAGAGCAGAGAATAAAAATTATTGGTGATAGTGAGACAAGATTATCAGAAGATAAGATTAGAATATTAAGAGCATTTAGATTTATGGCAAAACTTAATTTTGATTTTGATGAAAATCTTGAAAATGCAATAAAATTAATGGCAAAAGAATCTGATTTGTTTTCTAATTTTTCAAAAGAAAGATTATTAGTAGAATTTAATAATATAATATTAAACAAATATGGTCATAAAGCCTTAAAAAAAATGTTTGAACTTAATGTTTTAAAATATTTCATACCTATTTATGATAATAGAAGATATAATCCTGAATTATTTTATAAAATATGTAAAAAATATGAATTTATGATATTAAAATATAAGGTTATAGATAAAGAAATGGCATATGCATTATTATTTTCTTTTTCTGCTAAAAAAAAGATTGATTTTTCAGAAAAAAATTATGAAGCAGATAGTGTACAGGTGTTTGAAAAATTTAGACAGATTTATAAAATGCGAAAAAAAGAAGAGTGCAATATTATTAATTTAATATATTATCATAATATTATTTATAAAAATCCATCGCTTATTATGATAAAAAGAATGCTTTTGGATTTAGTAAATAATAATATGGTTTGTAAACTTATAAACATGACTAAAATTATGTATGAGTGGGAATTTGATAATGAAAATATAAATAAAATACTGTATAATATACAAAGACTATATTTAGCAGATGAGCCAGTTTTCATATCTGATTTAGAAGTTTTAAATATTGATTTGTATAATCTTAATTTAGATAGTAAAAAATTTTTCCAAATGAAAAAACAAGCTTTTAAAGAAGTTTTAAATGGAAAATTATCTAATACAAAAGATCAAATTTTAAAAAGTATTATATCAAAAAATAAATTAAATATAGAGTTAAAAGAAGAAATTTGTGCAGGGGCTGTTGTATACAGAAAAATTGAAAATAAATATCAATTTTTAATAATTAAAGGAACTAATGGAGGTAGTTGGGGATTTCCAAAAGGACATGTTGAATACGATGAACTATTAAGTGAAACTGCAATAAGAGAAATAAAGGAGGAAACTAGCATAGATGTTAGTATAATTAATACTAAAAACTTTGTGTATGCAATAAAATATATAATAAGTCCTGACATTTACAAGGAAGTCAATATATTTTTAGCAAGAGCTAATAATTATGAAATAAAAATAGATGAATTAGAATTAGAAAAAGCATTATGGCTTGATTTTAACGAAGCTGTTTCGATATTAACTTATCAGCACCAAAGAAATATATTAAGAAAAGCTATGCTATATATATATGAAGATGAGAGATAAAATGTTTGTTGCCTTAGTGCATTACCCAGTATATAATAGAAATAATGAAATAGTAGCAACTTCAGTAACTAATTTTGATATACATGATATATCAAGAACTTGCAGAACATATGATATTGCTAATTATTACATAATAACACCTGTTCAATCTCAAATAGAACTAACTAATAGAATAATAGGATATTGGCAAGTAGGAGATGGTATAGGTTTTAATAAGGATAGAAATGAAGCTTTTGAAAATACACTAGTAATAGAAAGTATAGAAAAAGCCATAGAAGATATTATAAAAAAGACAGGTAAAAAACCTAGAATTGTAACAACTTCGGCTAGAATTTTTGATAATTCTATAAGTTACAAAAAAATGAGTGAAAAAATAAAGACAGAGAATGAGCCTATACTTTTATTATTTGGTACAGGTTTTGGTTTAACTGATGAGATAATGAATATGTCGTACCATATCTTAGAACCCATAAGAGCCAACACAAAATATAACCATTTATCAGTTAGGTCAGCAGTTAGCATAATTTTAGATAGATTATTAGGAGAGGATTAAAAATGGTAGGTATAGTAATAGTAAGTCATAGCTATAATTTGACTAAATATTTAATAGAATTTTTAGAAATTTTTAAAACAAGTGATTTTGAAATAGTAAATGGTAGTGATGAAAATCAAGCATTTGGAACTAGTGTAGAAAAGGTTGAAACTGCAATAAAAAAAGCAGACAAAGGTAGTGGAGTTTTGTTATTCGTTGATTTAGGAAGTTCTATTGATATAGCATTAAAAGCAATGGAAAATTTAAATGGTGTAGTAAATACACAAATAGCAGACAGTCCATTAATTGAAGGAAGTATATCAGCAGTAGCAGCAAATGATGAGGATATTTCTCTTTCAAAATTAAAAGTAATTGCAGAAGACAGTATTAATTTTAGAAAAATTAAATAAGGATTAATTAAAGTAAAATAGGAGGCAAAAATGAGAAAAAGAATATTAACAATATTATTGATGTTTTTAGGTTTAATGAGTTTTGCAAAAAAACCAATAGATTATATATCTGCTGGTAGAGTTCAAATGTTTAATGGTGAAAAATATGAACTAAGATTTAGTTATAATCCTATAAAAGATTATTTTAAACAAGAATATAATAGAAAAGAGGACCAATCTCCTAATTATGTTAAAATGATAATTATAGATATTTTAAAAGTATCTGAAAATGAAAAACTTTCTGATATTGTAGCGGTTAAATATAATAGTTGGAAAGAACAAGGACTATTAAAATATTTTAAGGTTTTAAGTGAAAGCGAAAATGAGATAATATATGAGTTTATATTAAATTCAAATGAAATTCATGAGTATAATATATACAGAGAAAAAATTACAAATGGTTATCTTGTTTTATATGCTTATTCACAAAGAGGCTATATACATAATGAAAAAGAATTTAATGAATATAAGGCTAAAATAATAAAAAATAAAGATGATTTGTTTAAAAAAATTAAAGAAGTTAAATTGCCAGTTGTAAAGATTAAAAAATAAAGGAAAATAGGGGGCAAAAATGAGAAAAAGAATATTAACAATATTATTAATGTTTTTAGGCTTAATTAGTTTTGCAAAAGATAAAGAACCAATAGATTATGTGTCTGCTGGTAGAGTTCAAATGTTTAATGGTGAAAAATATGAACTTAAATCTAGTTCAAATCCAGTAAAAAATTATTATAGACAAGAATATATAAAAAAAGATGAAAAATTACCTGAATTTGAAAAAATTATAATGATTGAAAGTTTTAAAGCCAAAAAAAATGAAACTATTCAAAATGCTGCTAATGCAATTACTACTTCTTGGAAGAAATCAGAAGGTTTGATATATTTTAATATTATAGAGGATAGTAAAAATAAAGCTATTTTTGAGAGTATATTAATTTTTAGAGATAAAGTATGGGAATATAGTATATATAGATTGGAAATGCAAAAAGAAAACATGGTTTTATATGCTTATAGATATAGAGGTAATTTGAAAAATGAAAAATTATTTGAACAATTTAAGTTTGAAGTATCAAAAAATAAAGAGGATTTTATACAAAAAGTTAAAGAAGTTAAATTGCCAGTTGTAAAGATTAAAAAATAAAGGAAAATAGAAAATAATGAGAAGTATTGTAAATGAACTAAGAGAAGAAAAATTGAGCATATTAAAGTTATTTATTTTATCATATAAGGCTATATTTACTAATATTATTATGTTAGTAATAACTGCTTTAATGTTAGTAGTAATGTATTTTATTCCAATTGAATTCATTTTATTATTAGACCCAATTTCATATTTGATGGTAGTAATAGTATTAGAGTATACATTTTTTAAAAAAACTAATTACAATATTAAAAGAGTAGCCTTATTTCTTGTTATAATACTTTTATTTGAATATATACTTTTTCAATATTTGATTTTAATTGTACCATTATTACTATTGCTTAGAAATTTAGATTTCAGTTCTAGTTTATTATTATCTTTTAAATTAATTAGAGATAATATAGCTAAGATATTTTTAACTAATTTTATGCAACTTATATTTTTAGGTATAATTATTGGATTTCCACTAGCATTTTATACAACAGAATTAAACTTAATTCCAGTAGGAGCAAATCAAGAACAAGTATATGAAATACTTATAAAATTTACTACACCTTATTTACCTTTTTTTAAAATAATAAGCAGTATAATTTTTGGAGTACAAAATTACTTGATATACAAACACGTAGAATATAAAGATATAATAAGGGGTTAGCATGAACGAAATGATAAATATAGGCATTATAAAAGGAACTCATCATTTACAAGGGGCCTTAAAAGTAAATACGGGATTTTTACATTTTGATAAAATAAAAGGTGAAAAGGTTTTAATAGAAGCATTTAAAGGTATGCAAATATTAACTATAAAAGATTTTAAAAAAATGACTGATAAAAAATATATAATAACTTTTGAAGAAGTATCTAATGTTACTGATGCAAAAGAATT from Oceanivirga salmonicida encodes the following:
- a CDS encoding NUDIX domain-containing protein encodes the protein MRLKLEYEIVEILNKLRQFGKIYIVGGLVRDKIIGIESNDIDMMSDIETDTLLEVLKEYNPIVYNRRYQIIKFKTQNNRYEIARLREDTGIVDIKNFRRFNFVSDITKDVKRRDFTINAIAYDGEHIIDLIDGLKDIKEQRIKIIGDSETRLSEDKIRILRAFRFMAKLNFDFDENLENAIKLMAKESDLFSNFSKERLLVEFNNIILNKYGHKALKKMFELNVLKYFIPIYDNRRYNPELFYKICKKYEFMILKYKVIDKEMAYALLFSFSAKKKIDFSEKNYEADSVQVFEKFRQIYKMRKKEECNIINLIYYHNIIYKNPSLIMIKRMLLDLVNNNMVCKLINMTKIMYEWEFDNENINKILYNIQRLYLADEPVFISDLEVLNIDLYNLNLDSKKFFQMKKQAFKEVLNGKLSNTKDQILKSIISKNKLNIELKEEICAGAVVYRKIENKYQFLIIKGTNGGSWGFPKGHVEYDELLSETAIREIKEETSIDVSIINTKNFVYAIKYIISPDIYKEVNIFLARANNYEIKIDELELEKALWLDFNEAVSILTYQHQRNILRKAMLYIYEDER
- a CDS encoding RNA methyltransferase → MRDKMFVALVHYPVYNRNNEIVATSVTNFDIHDISRTCRTYDIANYYIITPVQSQIELTNRIIGYWQVGDGIGFNKDRNEAFENTLVIESIEKAIEDIIKKTGKKPRIVTTSARIFDNSISYKKMSEKIKTENEPILLLFGTGFGLTDEIMNMSYHILEPIRANTKYNHLSVRSAVSIILDRLLGED
- a CDS encoding PTS-dependent dihydroxyacetone kinase phosphotransferase subunit DhaM encodes the protein MVGIVIVSHSYNLTKYLIEFLEIFKTSDFEIVNGSDENQAFGTSVEKVETAIKKADKGSGVLLFVDLGSSIDIALKAMENLNGVVNTQIADSPLIEGSISAVAANDEDISLSKLKVIAEDSINFRKIK